A window of the Bdellovibrio sp. ZAP7 genome harbors these coding sequences:
- a CDS encoding putative Na+/H+ antiporter, whose translation MTYTTLELLGTLFFAVAVIHTFMVGKILHWSHHFPKDSLMRGVLHLLGEIEVVFAIWASLFMAVYIALEGWTSALTYQNSLDFTEPFFIFAIMVVCSTRPVLTVARHGILAVSSGVQKIFKTPAISTDLAVVMILGPLAGSFITEPAAMTVTAFMLNAMLQKETNKLIYALIAVLFVNVSIGGALTPFAAPPILMVASKWGWDFTFVATHLGWKAAIAVIINAIGLVLIFRNEFKEGCITLKEVEARLARSQASIPWQVILIHLLFLAGIVITGHHRNAFLGIFLLFLGVASVTIRYQDSLRLKESLLVSLFLGGIIQFGSFQKWWLAPLLSKMNDAVLFKGAALLTAITDNAALTYLGSQVDLSDSSKYALVAGALAGGGLTIIANAPNAAGYSVLSHKFPGGIKPLNLLIAALAPTAVAIICLWIL comes from the coding sequence ATGACATATACGACACTTGAGCTCCTTGGTACTTTGTTCTTTGCGGTTGCGGTTATTCACACATTCATGGTGGGAAAAATCCTGCACTGGTCGCATCATTTTCCAAAAGACTCCCTGATGCGTGGGGTTTTACATCTTTTGGGCGAAATCGAAGTCGTGTTTGCAATTTGGGCCAGTCTGTTCATGGCAGTATATATTGCTTTGGAAGGATGGACTTCGGCGCTCACCTACCAAAATTCATTGGATTTCACCGAGCCGTTTTTTATTTTCGCGATCATGGTTGTTTGTTCCACTCGTCCTGTATTGACCGTAGCAAGGCATGGGATTCTGGCGGTGAGCAGTGGTGTACAGAAAATCTTTAAGACACCAGCTATTTCCACGGACCTTGCGGTCGTTATGATTTTAGGCCCGTTGGCTGGCAGTTTTATTACAGAGCCTGCTGCCATGACGGTGACAGCTTTTATGTTGAATGCGATGTTGCAGAAAGAAACTAATAAGCTGATTTATGCTTTAATCGCAGTTTTGTTCGTGAATGTTTCCATCGGCGGTGCCTTGACGCCTTTCGCAGCACCACCGATCTTGATGGTCGCATCTAAATGGGGTTGGGATTTTACTTTCGTTGCAACTCACCTTGGATGGAAGGCCGCTATCGCGGTGATTATCAATGCTATTGGTCTGGTTTTGATTTTCAGAAATGAATTTAAAGAGGGTTGCATCACTTTGAAAGAAGTGGAAGCGCGCCTCGCAAGATCTCAGGCCTCTATCCCATGGCAAGTCATTTTGATTCATCTTTTATTCCTCGCTGGAATCGTCATCACGGGTCACCACCGTAATGCTTTCTTGGGAATTTTCCTTCTCTTCTTAGGTGTCGCATCAGTGACGATTCGGTATCAGGATTCTTTACGCTTAAAAGAAAGTCTTTTGGTTTCTTTGTTCCTGGGCGGGATCATTCAGTTCGGTTCTTTCCAGAAATGGTGGCTCGCTCCACTGTTGAGCAAAATGAATGACGCTGTTTTATTCAAAGGTGCCGCACTTTTGACAGCAATCACAGACAATGCAGCGTTGACGTATTTGGGATCTCAAGTTGACCTTTCTGATTCCAGTAAATACGCGTTGGTAGCTGGAGCTTTAGCGGGTGGGGGATTAACTATCATTGCCAACGCACCAAACGCTGCGGGATATTCGGTCCTGAGTCACAAATTCCCTGGCGGAATTAAGCCACTGAACTTGCTCATTGCTGCTCTTGCGCCAACAGCCGTAGCAATCATTTGTCTATGGATTCTATAA